The following proteins are co-located in the Labrys monachus genome:
- a CDS encoding polysaccharide biosynthesis/export family protein: MLALVCGLSLTGCAGSSGTGTEGGLATGAAAPVDEAALSSAAATFVSASTPGNTAYKIGPLDVLDISVFQVPELTRSVQVADNGTVNLPLVGTVPTTGKTPQDMERDLAQRLGARYLQSPQVSVFVREYNSQRVTVEGAVKSPGIYPLRGKTSLLQFIAQAGGPNTDTASDTVLVFRQEGGRRSVARFDIDAIRDGKAADPAIQAGDVIVADASQTKTAFSLFLKALPAATTFKSF; encoded by the coding sequence ATGCTGGCGCTGGTTTGCGGTCTTTCTTTGACGGGGTGCGCCGGCTCTTCCGGCACCGGGACCGAAGGCGGCCTGGCGACCGGCGCTGCGGCGCCGGTGGACGAGGCGGCGCTGTCCAGCGCGGCGGCGACCTTCGTGTCGGCCTCGACCCCAGGCAACACCGCCTACAAGATCGGCCCGCTCGACGTGCTCGACATCTCGGTGTTCCAGGTGCCGGAACTGACGCGCAGCGTGCAGGTCGCCGACAACGGCACCGTCAACCTGCCGCTCGTCGGCACCGTGCCGACCACCGGCAAGACGCCCCAGGACATGGAGCGCGACCTCGCCCAGCGCCTCGGGGCACGCTATCTGCAATCGCCGCAGGTGTCGGTGTTCGTGCGCGAATACAACAGCCAGCGCGTGACGGTCGAGGGCGCGGTGAAGAGCCCGGGCATCTATCCGCTGCGGGGCAAGACCTCGCTGCTGCAGTTCATCGCGCAGGCGGGCGGCCCGAACACGGACACGGCCTCGGACACGGTGCTGGTGTTCCGTCAGGAAGGCGGCCGGCGCTCGGTGGCACGCTTCGACATCGACGCCATCCGGGACGGCAAGGCGGCCGATCCGGCGATACAGGCGGGGGACGTGATCGTCGCCGACGCTTCGCAGACGAAGACGGCGTTCTCGCTCTTCCTCAAGGCCCTGCCGGCAGCCACCACATTTAAGAGTTTCTAG
- a CDS encoding response regulator, with protein MAKKVLIVEDNELNMKLFHDLLEAHGYDIVETRSGINVMNLAREHRPDLILMDIQLPEVSGLEVTRWLKDDDELKSIPVVAITAFAMKGDEERIRQGGCEAYLSKPISVAKFLETVRSFLGEA; from the coding sequence ATGGCGAAGAAGGTCCTGATCGTGGAGGACAACGAGCTCAATATGAAGCTCTTCCACGACCTGTTGGAGGCGCATGGCTACGACATCGTCGAGACGCGCAGCGGCATCAACGTGATGAATTTGGCACGCGAGCATCGGCCGGACCTGATCCTGATGGATATCCAGTTGCCCGAAGTGTCCGGGCTCGAAGTGACGCGCTGGCTGAAGGACGACGACGAGCTGAAGTCGATTCCCGTCGTGGCGATCACGGCCTTCGCCATGAAGGGGGACGAGGAGCGTATCCGGCAGGGCGGGTGCGAGGCCTATCTGTCCAAGCCGATATCGGTGGCGAAATTCCTCGAGACCGTGCGCAGCTTCCTCGGCGAGGCGTGA
- a CDS encoding DUF3572 family protein, whose protein sequence is MLANSKGEAAQKEEAQAVAVAALGFIAADEDRLGHFLDLTGLAPDDIRRAVSQAGFLASVLQHVMSDEATAAAFATENHLSPEALRRAAHRLGVYQD, encoded by the coding sequence ATGCTCGCAAACAGCAAGGGCGAGGCCGCTCAAAAGGAAGAAGCACAGGCGGTCGCGGTAGCGGCCCTCGGCTTCATTGCGGCCGACGAGGATCGCCTCGGACATTTCTTGGACCTCACCGGCCTTGCGCCGGACGATATTCGGCGCGCCGTTTCGCAGGCGGGCTTTCTTGCTTCCGTCCTGCAGCACGTGATGTCCGACGAGGCGACCGCCGCGGCCTTCGCCACGGAAAATCACCTGTCCCCCGAGGCCCTCCGGCGCGCGGCCCATCGCCTCGGCGTCTATCAGGACTAG